Genomic window (Deinococcus aquaedulcis):
ACGGTCGCCGCGCAGGTGCTGGGCCAGCAGCCGCGCCTGTACGTGTGGCACCAGGCCCAGCGGCGTTTTCCGGGCGGTCAGGGGATGCGTCACCTCCTCCTTGCGCCGTTCAGTCAGGTGGGCCAGGATCAACTTGCGGGCCTCATCTTTAATCGTCACGGTGTTCCCCTCGTGCAGGACGAAGTCGCGCGGCGTGAGCTGCTGGCGGTTGATCAGGGTGATGATCGCCCGGTCCGCCACCACCGCCCGCAGTTCTTCCATCAGGTCCAGCGCGAGGCTGCTGCGCCCAGGCCGCAGGGCGTGCAGGAAGCCCACCTGCGGGTCCAGGCCCACACCCTGCGCGGCACTGGCGCACTCATTGGCCAGCACGGTGTACACAAAGTTGAGGGTCGCGTTGATGGCGTCCCGCGCCGGGCGGCGGGTGCGCTCGGTCAGCCAGAAAAAGTCGCGGTTGGCGCGCAGCATCAGTGGAAAAACTTCCCAGTACAGGCGCGCGGCGGTGCCCTCAATCCCGCGCACCTCGTCCACTGTCTGCGCCAGTGGGAGGCAGCCAATCTGGCCGTTGATGCCCCGGGCGGCCTCGCGCAGCAGTTCCGGGTCGTCGTTTAGCGCCTCACGCGCCGAGCGCAGCAGGGTCGTTTTCTGGTTCTGGAGCTTGCCCGCCGCGATGAACCGGGCCACCGCCAGCGTCCGGCTGGCGTCACAGGCGCAGCCGTGCTGGGCCACGCGCAGCAGCACATTGCCACTGACCGGCGTTTCTGTGCGGGCCATAAATCGGCCGTGTTCGGTCAGCCAGGTGACGGGTTTGTGCTCGCGCGCCAGGCGATGAATGAGAAAGGGCGTCAGCATGACATTCCCGAAAACCACCAGCCCTTCCAGGTGATGCAGTGGCACCATCTGCGGCGGGCGGCCATCCACCTCAATACGGATGTTGTCGGTCTTCAGGCTGAGGTAACTGCCCTGCGTCTGGACATAAAGGGTATTGAGCAGGTGCCTCATGGGGTCCACCTCGTGTTGAAAGGGTCATAGCCCGCCGGAAAGGTGTCACGCGGCGCGAACGGTTCGCACTCATCGTAGACGCTGCAAAAGCGGCAGCGCTCATCGGCGGCGGGCGGGGGCAGCACCTGGGCGCGCAGCAACTCTCGAACGCCGTCGCGCGTGTCCAGTACGGCTTGCCGGAGCTCTGGCGTAAAGGCCACGTCGCGCCGCTTGCGGCTGGCGGCGTGATAGATAGCCCCTTCGGGAATCACCGCGCCAAACATTTCCTCTAGGCATAGGGCCTGCGCGCACAGCTGCACCTCGTCGGCCAGGCGGGGCCGCGCCTTGCCCGACTTGTATTCCACAGGGCGCAGCGACCCATCCGGGCGCAGTTCCACGACATCGGCCACCCCGGCCAGGCCGTGCCTGAGTGAGTACAGCGGCAACGCCCGCAGGGTCCGGACCTCGCCACGCTGCTCGGTTCCACCGGCGTGTACCCGCTCGTGGGTCTGGTTGCCGCGCGCCACAAA
Coding sequences:
- the cas4 gene encoding CRISPR-associated protein Cas4; this encodes MNLSALQHYAFCPRQAGINLLEQTFGENTFVARGNQTHERVHAGGTEQRGEVRTLRALPLYSLRHGLAGVADVVELRPDGSLRPVEYKSGKARPRLADEVQLCAQALCLEEMFGAVIPEGAIYHAASRKRRDVAFTPELRQAVLDTRDGVRELLRAQVLPPPAADERCRFCSVYDECEPFAPRDTFPAGYDPFNTRWTP
- the cas1c gene encoding type I-C CRISPR-associated endonuclease Cas1c is translated as MRHLLNTLYVQTQGSYLSLKTDNIRIEVDGRPPQMVPLHHLEGLVVFGNVMLTPFLIHRLAREHKPVTWLTEHGRFMARTETPVSGNVLLRVAQHGCACDASRTLAVARFIAAGKLQNQKTTLLRSAREALNDDPELLREAARGINGQIGCLPLAQTVDEVRGIEGTAARLYWEVFPLMLRANRDFFWLTERTRRPARDAINATLNFVYTVLANECASAAQGVGLDPQVGFLHALRPGRSSLALDLMEELRAVVADRAIITLINRQQLTPRDFVLHEGNTVTIKDEARKLILAHLTERRKEEVTHPLTARKTPLGLVPHVQARLLAQHLRGDRAHYPPYLHR